The following proteins are encoded in a genomic region of Deltaproteobacteria bacterium:
- a CDS encoding cupin domain-containing protein, giving the protein MEAVAEKQEVLEHPKAYRYSLKTPYMQQGRVTQLVAKTDNMWIHTKINSEGGENAVHCHLDEDHSFVVLEGQMSVFDEKGNELKIDKYQGIMIPKGAYYRYLNTGDGNLVVLRIGCGIDAKPPRGDDARLGPDGKEIPSDSEENKTLPPIEMPGKFFAESAG; this is encoded by the coding sequence ATGGAAGCAGTCGCCGAGAAACAAGAGGTCCTGGAACACCCCAAGGCTTACAGGTACTCGCTCAAGACCCCCTACATGCAGCAGGGCCGGGTCACCCAGCTCGTGGCCAAGACCGACAACATGTGGATCCACACCAAGATCAACTCCGAGGGCGGCGAGAACGCGGTCCACTGCCACCTGGACGAGGACCATTCCTTCGTGGTGCTGGAAGGCCAGATGTCCGTGTTCGACGAGAAGGGCAACGAGCTGAAGATCGACAAGTACCAGGGGATCATGATCCCCAAGGGCGCCTACTACCGCTACCTCAACACCGGCGACGGCAACCTCGTGGTGCTGCGCATCGGCTGCGGCATCGACGCCAAGCCGCCGCGGGGCGACGACGCGCGCCTCGGCCCCGACGGCAAGGAAATCCCTTCCGACTCGGAGGAGAACAAGACCCTGCCGCCCATCGAGATGCCCGGCAAGTTCTTCGCGGAGTCCGCGGGGTAG
- a CDS encoding amidohydrolase family protein, translating to MSVSMPTATSTEQELAEEIIVSADSHIMEPTDLWVNNLPASFKGRYPEFPPRNAIGEKPGGYDPGARVDEMAVDRVSAEVLYPTLGLRLFALEDAELQEACFELANDWLIDYCKVHPDKLVGVPSVSLYNVDNAIKEMERCKKAGLVGVLIWQVPPEHLPFTSDHYNPFWEAAQDLQMPVNLHILTGFNYSRYERHGLDIYRMTVNQKLADAANTLFDLVFGGPMSNYPDLKFVYVENEISWIPFYLHEWDKYFKRHASRAPLPHMKKLPSEYCNEQFYATFFSDPTGGRLLDWWGSETCMWSSDYPHAASTWPHSRQVIADELGHLPKDIFRKVVRENVLRLYDLKLEGINA from the coding sequence ATCCGCGGACTCCCACATCATGGAGCCCACGGACCTCTGGGTGAACAACCTGCCGGCGAGCTTCAAGGGCCGCTATCCCGAGTTTCCGCCCCGGAACGCCATCGGCGAGAAGCCCGGCGGCTACGACCCGGGCGCGCGGGTGGACGAGATGGCGGTGGACAGGGTGTCGGCCGAAGTGTTGTACCCGACCCTGGGGCTGCGTCTCTTCGCCCTGGAGGACGCGGAGCTTCAGGAGGCCTGCTTCGAGCTCGCCAACGACTGGCTCATCGACTACTGCAAGGTACACCCCGACAAGCTCGTGGGCGTGCCGTCGGTCTCGCTCTACAACGTCGACAACGCCATCAAGGAAATGGAGCGCTGCAAGAAGGCCGGGCTGGTGGGCGTCCTGATCTGGCAGGTGCCGCCGGAGCACCTTCCCTTCACCAGCGACCACTACAACCCGTTCTGGGAGGCGGCACAGGACCTGCAGATGCCCGTCAACCTCCACATCCTGACGGGCTTCAACTACAGCCGCTATGAGCGCCACGGCCTGGACATCTACCGCATGACCGTCAACCAGAAGCTGGCGGACGCCGCCAACACGCTGTTCGACCTCGTGTTCGGCGGCCCCATGTCCAACTACCCCGACCTCAAGTTCGTCTACGTGGAGAACGAGATCTCGTGGATCCCGTTCTACCTCCACGAGTGGGACAAGTACTTCAAGCGCCACGCCAGCAGGGCGCCGCTGCCGCACATGAAGAAGCTCCCCAGCGAGTACTGCAACGAGCAGTTCTACGCCACCTTCTTCAGCGACCCCACGGGGGGCCGTCTGCTGGACTGGTGGGGCAGCGAGACCTGCATGTGGTCCAGCGACTACCCCCACGCGGCGTCCACCTGGCCGCATTCCCGCCAGGTCATCGCCGACGAGCTGGGCCATCTGCCGAAGGATATCTTCCGCAAGGTGGTGCGCGAGAACGTGCTGCGGCTCTACGACCTGAAGCTGGAGGGTATCAACGCCTGA